One Rhodospirillales bacterium genomic window carries:
- a CDS encoding complex I NDUFA9 subunit family protein: protein MGSNTPKLVTVFGGAGFVGRHLVRRLAASGNRVIVATRSPERAAFLKVSGDVGQVVPRFCDVTHEASVAELIDGADGVINLVGGLNETRRGLFDDLHVALPAMIGQAVKDGGVGRFIHVSALGADDGAPSDYGRSKALGEHAVMDACPEAVILRPGIMFGPDDDFFNRFAGLARLFPALPLFGGGHTRFQPVYVCDVADAICQALNQDNPASGPIQLGGPNVYSFSELMAAILNATGRQRLLVPLPMMAADVAGFFGDMALKFGITPPITRDQAKSLRVDNVVDASAPGFDVLGINPTPLEIILPTYMDRFRVSGRVWS, encoded by the coding sequence ATGGGATCAAACACGCCGAAATTGGTGACGGTTTTTGGGGGCGCAGGTTTTGTCGGGCGGCACCTTGTTCGCAGGCTGGCAGCCAGTGGGAACCGTGTCATCGTTGCGACCCGGTCCCCGGAGCGTGCGGCATTTCTGAAAGTTTCTGGCGATGTTGGCCAGGTGGTGCCCCGTTTTTGCGATGTGACCCATGAAGCCTCAGTGGCGGAATTGATTGATGGGGCAGACGGGGTCATTAATCTTGTGGGGGGGCTGAATGAAACCAGACGTGGGTTGTTTGATGACCTGCATGTTGCCTTGCCCGCCATGATTGGCCAAGCAGTCAAGGACGGGGGCGTTGGTCGCTTTATCCATGTGTCTGCTCTTGGTGCCGATGATGGGGCGCCGTCTGACTATGGTCGTTCCAAGGCATTGGGAGAGCATGCAGTGATGGATGCTTGTCCAGAAGCTGTGATCTTGCGCCCCGGCATTATGTTTGGCCCGGACGATGATTTTTTCAATCGGTTCGCGGGGCTGGCCCGATTGTTTCCGGCCTTGCCGTTGTTTGGCGGCGGGCATACGCGTTTCCAGCCGGTCTATGTTTGTGATGTGGCCGATGCCATATGCCAGGCTTTGAATCAGGATAATCCAGCCAGTGGCCCGATTCAGCTGGGTGGGCCAAACGTGTACAGTTTCTCTGAATTGATGGCGGCCATCTTGAACGCCACAGGCCGGCAACGGCTTCTTGTGCCGTTGCCCATGATGGCGGCCGATGTTGCCGGGTTCTTCGGGGATATGGCGCTCAAATTTGGCATCACCCCGCCTATCACCCGGGATCAGGCAAAAAGCTTGCGTGTGGACAATGTGGTCGATGCATCCGCACCCGGATTTGATGTGTTGGGCATCAACCCAACGCCACTGGAAATTATTTTGCCAACCTATATGGACCGGTTCAGGGTATCGGGCCGCGTCTGGTCATAA
- a CDS encoding KpsF/GutQ family sugar-phosphate isomerase has protein sequence MTAKPENSQPKTAPKTAPDSQTEESRAKMLSVARRVFEIEARGLTEAAQGLDDTFLDAVDKILNITGRLIVSGMGKSGHIAHKIAATLASTGTPSFFVHPAEASHGDLGMITRDDAVLAISNSGDTAELSDLIAYAKRFSIPLIGITTNPKSALADGADVLLALPNADEACPMGLAPTTSTTMTLALGDALAIALLEHRGFTPDQFQLLHPGGQLGRELLKISDIMHADDEIPKVAPDTTMSEVLITMTTKHFGCAGVLGVNNQLLGIITDGDLRRNMASGLLDVSAETVMTANPVTIASSALAIEALAIMNDKTITSLFVVDENEVVGIIHVHDLLHFGIA, from the coding sequence ATGACTGCAAAACCTGAAAATTCACAGCCCAAAACAGCACCCAAAACAGCGCCCGATTCCCAAACAGAAGAATCCCGGGCAAAGATGTTATCTGTGGCACGGCGTGTTTTTGAAATCGAAGCCCGGGGCCTGACCGAAGCCGCTCAGGGGCTGGACGACACCTTTCTTGATGCCGTTGACAAAATTCTGAACATTACGGGCCGCCTGATCGTATCGGGCATGGGGAAAAGCGGCCATATCGCCCACAAAATTGCGGCGACCCTGGCGTCCACTGGCACGCCTTCGTTTTTTGTCCACCCAGCCGAAGCCAGCCACGGCGATCTTGGCATGATCACCCGTGATGATGCGGTATTGGCCATTTCAAATTCTGGGGATACGGCCGAACTGTCCGATTTGATTGCCTATGCCAAACGATTTTCCATCCCCCTGATTGGCATTACCACCAATCCCAAAAGCGCACTGGCCGATGGTGCCGATGTCCTTTTGGCGCTCCCCAATGCCGATGAAGCCTGCCCCATGGGATTGGCACCGACAACCTCAACCACCATGACACTGGCCTTGGGCGATGCCCTTGCCATTGCATTGTTGGAGCACCGTGGCTTCACACCAGACCAGTTTCAACTGCTTCATCCGGGCGGTCAGCTTGGGCGCGAATTGCTCAAAATTTCTGATATCATGCATGCCGACGATGAAATCCCCAAGGTTGCCCCTGACACCACCATGTCAGAAGTATTGATCACCATGACCACAAAACATTTTGGGTGTGCCGGTGTCCTTGGTGTGAACAATCAGCTTTTAGGGATCATCACCGATGGCGATCTCAGGCGGAATATGGCATCGGGTTTGTTGGACGTCAGTGCCGAAACTGTCATGACTGCAAACCCCGTTACCATTGCCTCATCGGCGCTTGCCATTGAGGCGCTTGCCATTATGAATGACAAGACCATCACGTCCCTGTTTGTGGTTGACGAAAATGAAGTGGTCGGGATCATCCATGTCCACGATCTTCTGCATTTCGGTATAGCCTGA
- the lptB gene encoding LPS export ABC transporter ATP-binding protein, with amino-acid sequence MEKTPNHTAPNANGTPKSGAKSGANSDQSAGPADGPELVAVNSGLEAINLGKRFKKRPVLREISLSVQRGEVVGLLGPNGAGKTTCFYIMCGLITPDYGGVRLDGEDVTNLPMYRRARLGIGYLPQEASIFRGLNVADNIRAVLEVVEPVREKRESQLEDLLAEFSISHLQRTPALALSGGERRRVEIARALAASPQFMLLDEPLAGIDPVALGDIRDLVLHLKDRGIGVLITDHNVRETLDIVDRAYIIHDGLVLMEGTPDEILAHEDVRRVYLGERFSL; translated from the coding sequence ATGGAAAAAACGCCAAATCATACCGCGCCCAACGCGAATGGGACGCCCAAATCCGGGGCAAAATCCGGGGCAAATTCAGACCAATCTGCCGGTCCGGCCGATGGTCCGGAGTTGGTCGCCGTGAATTCCGGGTTAGAAGCGATTAACCTTGGGAAACGCTTCAAAAAACGCCCCGTGCTGCGCGAAATCAGCCTTTCCGTGCAACGCGGTGAAGTTGTCGGACTGTTGGGTCCAAATGGTGCCGGCAAAACCACCTGTTTTTATATCATGTGCGGATTGATCACCCCCGATTACGGTGGGGTGCGCCTTGATGGTGAAGATGTCACCAACCTGCCCATGTATCGACGTGCCCGGCTTGGCATTGGCTACCTTCCCCAGGAAGCATCCATTTTCAGGGGGCTGAACGTCGCCGATAACATCCGCGCTGTCTTGGAGGTGGTTGAACCGGTCCGGGAAAAACGCGAATCCCAACTGGAAGACCTGTTGGCTGAGTTTTCAATCTCTCATTTGCAACGCACCCCGGCGCTTGCACTTTCAGGCGGTGAACGCCGCCGCGTTGAAATTGCCCGGGCGCTTGCGGCGTCTCCACAATTTATGCTGCTGGACGAACCCCTGGCCGGGATTGATCCGGTGGCGCTCGGCGATATTCGTGATCTTGTCCTGCACCTGAAAGATCGCGGCATCGGCGTCCTGATCACCGATCACAATGTTCGCGAAACCCTTGATATTGTTGACCGCGCCTACATCATCCATGACGGCTTGGTCCTCATGGAAGGAACCCCGGATGAAATTCTGGCCCATGAAGATGTTCGCAGGGTCTATCTGGGGGAACGGTTTAGTCTGTAG
- a CDS encoding ribonuclease D → MTIHFHENDLPEGIDLGPSIAIDTETMGLKTARDRLCLIQLSSGDGDAHLVRMPQADRPYKAPNLTAQLTDPARIKLFHFARFDIAALKYWMGIDCAPVYCTKIASRLIRTYTDRHGLADLTRELLGVELSKQQQSSDWGADSLTDAQKGYAANDVLYLHAMKERLDDMLEREGRMALAQACFDFLPHRVALDLAGWSEQDIFTH, encoded by the coding sequence ATGACCATTCATTTTCATGAAAATGACCTGCCTGAAGGCATCGACCTTGGGCCGTCAATCGCCATCGACACCGAAACCATGGGTCTGAAAACCGCGCGCGATCGTCTCTGTCTGATCCAGCTTTCATCGGGGGACGGCGACGCCCATCTGGTTCGCATGCCCCAGGCCGACCGGCCCTACAAGGCCCCCAACTTGACCGCCCAATTAACAGACCCGGCGCGCATCAAGCTGTTTCATTTCGCCCGCTTTGATATTGCCGCTCTGAAATACTGGATGGGGATCGATTGTGCGCCGGTGTACTGCACCAAAATCGCATCCCGGTTGATCCGCACCTATACCGATCGTCATGGATTGGCCGATCTTACCCGCGAATTGCTGGGGGTTGAGCTTTCAAAACAGCAGCAATCCTCAGACTGGGGCGCAGATAGCCTGACAGATGCCCAAAAGGGCTATGCCGCCAATGATGTTCTGTATCTTCATGCCATGAAAGAACGCCTGGACGACATGCTGGAACGCGAAGGCCGAATGGCACTGGCCCAGGCCTGTTTTGATTTTCTGCCCCACCGGGTTGCCCTTGATCTTGCCGGTTGGAGCGAACAAGACATCTTTACCCACTGA
- the lptC gene encoding LPS export ABC transporter periplasmic protein LptC codes for MTDATPPNSPNTTKSGQDPRHTPGTEGGTPGVANPDGAGQRWRRKVWLMKVIFPVIAVSLIALVGIWSQWQEGSGGFKVGFSLLQQDEAKTLRMVNARFAGTNKNAEPYLLTADEAIQDAPGADTIRLKNPKGDITTHKGIWVALTAPQGKYSQSREILDLSGGVTLFHDSGMEFTSATAQVNLKAGTAEGFDPVAGQGPSIDISGEGFKVLDQGMRIIFTGKSKAMLYPKDKRQRQMPDRLAPAHTSGPKGNK; via the coding sequence GTGACCGACGCAACCCCGCCAAATTCCCCCAACACCACCAAATCCGGGCAGGACCCCCGGCACACGCCGGGCACCGAAGGCGGAACCCCGGGGGTGGCAAATCCCGATGGCGCGGGCCAGCGCTGGCGCCGCAAAGTGTGGCTTATGAAAGTAATTTTTCCCGTCATCGCCGTGTCTCTGATAGCCCTTGTTGGTATCTGGTCACAATGGCAGGAAGGCAGCGGTGGATTTAAAGTTGGCTTTTCCCTGCTCCAGCAAGACGAAGCCAAAACCCTGCGCATGGTCAATGCCCGTTTTGCCGGAACCAACAAAAATGCAGAGCCCTACCTTCTGACCGCAGATGAGGCCATTCAAGATGCCCCCGGTGCGGACACCATTCGCCTTAAAAACCCCAAAGGGGACATCACAACCCACAAAGGGATCTGGGTCGCACTGACGGCCCCCCAGGGCAAATACAGCCAAAGTCGGGAAATTCTTGATCTTTCGGGTGGCGTCACGCTGTTCCATGATTCCGGCATGGAATTCACCAGTGCTACCGCCCAGGTTAATCTCAAAGCAGGCACCGCAGAAGGGTTCGACCCAGTCGCTGGTCAAGGGCCATCCATTGATATCAGCGGCGAAGGATTTAAGGTTTTAGATCAAGGCATGCGCATCATTTTCACAGGCAAATCAAAGGCCATGCTATATCCTAAAGACAAACGCCAGCGACAGATGCCTGACCGACTGGCCCCGGCCCACACGTCTGGCCCAAAAGGAAACAAGTGA